In a single window of the Antennarius striatus isolate MH-2024 chromosome 3, ASM4005453v1, whole genome shotgun sequence genome:
- the npdc1b gene encoding neural proliferation differentiation and control protein 1 isoform X3 yields the protein MRAPLLGQAAVFAALLALSTCLTGTHLCPRSLDCARARRNFCQPGSSRCGPCLHPLVENSHGHCVVRRRHPSHSAQPVKGKEITSPELDQEIDFLSAIISEQRTETRFPASSTTEQPLSQRVFTSVTQLTSTTTNHTPALFRDPIILPYPSNDRVFIIMSSVFIVVASMALVVAGVCWVRLQKGVRLTQKVDYPAYGLMRAQTFDSLPGDKKLAHNAQMYHYQHQKQQMLSLEKNRDEPKVPDSGASTDEENDDGDFTVYECPGLAPVSQFVWFGHAEFYMWCQNTYCTCHYTMLCYVIYAIL from the exons GAACTCATCTGTGCCCTCGGAGTTTAGACTGCGCCCGAGCACGACGAAACTTCTGCCAGCCGGGAAGCTCACGCTGCGGGCCCTGTCTGCACCCACTGGTGGAGAACTCCCACGGCCACTGTGTGGTCAGAAGGCGACACCCTTCTCACTCTGCTCAGCCAGTTAAAG GTAAAGAGATCACCTCTCCTGAGCTGGATCAGGAGATCGACTTTCTCTCTGCTATCATCAGTGAACAGAGAACTGAAACTAGATTTCCAG CGTCATCCACCACTGAGCAGCCGCTGAGCCAGAGAGTCTTTACCAGCGTGACTCAActcacctccaccaccaccaatcaCACGCCAGCTCTGTTCAGAGATCCCATCATCCTCCCGTATCCCTCGAATGACCGCGTCTTCATCA TCATGAGCAGCGTCTTCATCGTAGTGGCGTCTATGGCTCTGGTTGTAGCAGGAGTGTGTTGGGTCAG ATTGCAGAAAGGCGTTCGTCTCACTCAGAAGGTGGACTACCCCGCATACGGACTGATGAGAGCTCAAACCTTTGACAGTTTG CCTGGGGACAAGAAGCTGGCCCACAACGCCCAAATGTACCACTACCAGCACCAGAAGCAGCAGATGCTCTCCCTGGAGAA AAACAGGGATGAACCCAAAGTTCCTGACTCAGGAGCATCAACAGACGAAGAGAACGACGATGGCGATTTCACCGTGTATGAGTGTCCTGGGTTGGCCCCTGTGAGTCAGTTTGTCTGGTTTGGGCATGCAGAGTTTTACATGTGGTGTcagaacacatactgtacatgtcacTATACCATGCTATGCTATGTTATATATGCTATACTATAG
- the npdc1b gene encoding neural proliferation differentiation and control protein 1 isoform X2 — protein sequence MRAPLLGQAAVFAALLALSTCLTGTHLCPRSLDCARARRNFCQPGSSRCGPCLHPLVENSHGHCVVRRRHPSHSAQPVKGKEITSPELDQEIDFLSAIISEQRTETRFPAPPLQDVSKLASKQLPVSILSHLASSTTEQPLSQRVFTSVTQLTSTTTNHTPALFRDPIILPYPSNDRVFIIMSSVFIVVASMALVVAGVCWVRLQKGVRLTQKVDYPAYGLMRAQTFDSLPGDKKLAHNAQMYHYQHQKQQMLSLEKNRDEPKVPDSGASTDEENDDGDFTVYECPGLAPTGEMEVKNPLFDDSTLYFQRFHK from the exons GAACTCATCTGTGCCCTCGGAGTTTAGACTGCGCCCGAGCACGACGAAACTTCTGCCAGCCGGGAAGCTCACGCTGCGGGCCCTGTCTGCACCCACTGGTGGAGAACTCCCACGGCCACTGTGTGGTCAGAAGGCGACACCCTTCTCACTCTGCTCAGCCAGTTAAAG GTAAAGAGATCACCTCTCCTGAGCTGGATCAGGAGATCGACTTTCTCTCTGCTATCATCAGTGAACAGAGAACTGAAACTAGATTTCCAG CTCCACCCCTCCAGGATGTCTCAAAACTTGCATCCAAGCAGCTCCCGGTGTCCATCCTATCCCATCTAGCGTCATCCACCACTGAGCAGCCGCTGAGCCAGAGAGTCTTTACCAGCGTGACTCAActcacctccaccaccaccaatcaCACGCCAGCTCTGTTCAGAGATCCCATCATCCTCCCGTATCCCTCGAATGACCGCGTCTTCATCA TCATGAGCAGCGTCTTCATCGTAGTGGCGTCTATGGCTCTGGTTGTAGCAGGAGTGTGTTGGGTCAG ATTGCAGAAAGGCGTTCGTCTCACTCAGAAGGTGGACTACCCCGCATACGGACTGATGAGAGCTCAAACCTTTGACAGTTTG CCTGGGGACAAGAAGCTGGCCCACAACGCCCAAATGTACCACTACCAGCACCAGAAGCAGCAGATGCTCTCCCTGGAGAA AAACAGGGATGAACCCAAAGTTCCTGACTCAGGAGCATCAACAGACGAAGAGAACGACGATGGCGATTTCACCGTGTATGAGTGTCCTGGGTTGGCCCCT ACGGGGGAAATGGAGGTGAAGAACCCCCTGTTTGACGACTCCACCCTTTACTTTCAGAGGTTCCACAAGTAA
- the npdc1b gene encoding neural proliferation differentiation and control protein 1 isoform X1 — protein sequence MRAPLLGQAAVFAALLALSTCLTGTHLCPRSLDCARARRNFCQPGSSRCGPCLHPLVENSHGHCVVRRRHPSHSAQPVKGKEITSPELDQEIDFLSAIISEQRTETRFPAPPLQDVSKLASKQLPVSILSHLASSTTEQPLSQRVFTSVTQLTSTTTNHTPALFRDPIILPYPSNDRVFIIMSSVFIVVASMALVVAGVCWVRLQKGVRLTQKVDYPAYGLMRAQTFDSLPGDKKLAHNAQMYHYQHQKQQMLSLEKNRDEPKVPDSGASTDEENDDGDFTVYECPGLAPVSQFVWFGHAEFYMWCQNTYCTCHYTMLCYVIYAIL from the exons GAACTCATCTGTGCCCTCGGAGTTTAGACTGCGCCCGAGCACGACGAAACTTCTGCCAGCCGGGAAGCTCACGCTGCGGGCCCTGTCTGCACCCACTGGTGGAGAACTCCCACGGCCACTGTGTGGTCAGAAGGCGACACCCTTCTCACTCTGCTCAGCCAGTTAAAG GTAAAGAGATCACCTCTCCTGAGCTGGATCAGGAGATCGACTTTCTCTCTGCTATCATCAGTGAACAGAGAACTGAAACTAGATTTCCAG CTCCACCCCTCCAGGATGTCTCAAAACTTGCATCCAAGCAGCTCCCGGTGTCCATCCTATCCCATCTAGCGTCATCCACCACTGAGCAGCCGCTGAGCCAGAGAGTCTTTACCAGCGTGACTCAActcacctccaccaccaccaatcaCACGCCAGCTCTGTTCAGAGATCCCATCATCCTCCCGTATCCCTCGAATGACCGCGTCTTCATCA TCATGAGCAGCGTCTTCATCGTAGTGGCGTCTATGGCTCTGGTTGTAGCAGGAGTGTGTTGGGTCAG ATTGCAGAAAGGCGTTCGTCTCACTCAGAAGGTGGACTACCCCGCATACGGACTGATGAGAGCTCAAACCTTTGACAGTTTG CCTGGGGACAAGAAGCTGGCCCACAACGCCCAAATGTACCACTACCAGCACCAGAAGCAGCAGATGCTCTCCCTGGAGAA AAACAGGGATGAACCCAAAGTTCCTGACTCAGGAGCATCAACAGACGAAGAGAACGACGATGGCGATTTCACCGTGTATGAGTGTCCTGGGTTGGCCCCTGTGAGTCAGTTTGTCTGGTTTGGGCATGCAGAGTTTTACATGTGGTGTcagaacacatactgtacatgtcacTATACCATGCTATGCTATGTTATATATGCTATACTATAG
- the zmp:0000001132 gene encoding alpha-(1,3)-fucosyltransferase 7 — translation MTASGFQTVLFFFLLPLSFLSSLYYYNILVRQQQKYPPDVSRRNVSILLWRWPFGRSYRLNGDKCLEMYNISRCFLTDNTSTFGDADVVVFHHQELGRGLSSLPLDWDRPSSQRWVWLSMEPPANNPNLSRLNGLFNWTMSYRRDADIHIPYGKTLLGANDRGFRADANRSCLVSWVVSKYRPHQRRAAVYQSLKEYIPIQVYGKWNRRPLANKRLLPTIAKCFFYLSFENSEVRDYISEKLWRNAFQAGSVPVVLGPNRDAYEALAPPGSFIHVSDFNSTADLAAYLKRVATDRKTYEKYFQWKQTHRIKTFSDWRERLCQICVKYPLLPARRVYDNLESWVYS, via the coding sequence ATGACAGCATCTGGATTCCAAACcgttctcttcttcttcctcctccccctcagctTCCTCTCTTCCCTGTATTATTACAACATCTTGGTCCGTCAACAGCAAAAATATCCCCCAGACGTTTCCCGGAGAAACGTCAGCATCCTGCTGTGGCGTTGGCCGTTCGGCCGCTCCTACAGGCTCAACGGAGACAAATGTCTGGAGATGTACAACATCAGCCGCTGTTTCCTCACTGACAACACCTCCACCTTCGGGGACGCTGATGTGGTGGTGTTCCACCATCAGGAGCTGGGCAGAGGTCTTTCCTCTCTTCCCTTGGACTGGGATCGCCCATCCTCCCAGCGCTGGGTGTGGCTGTCCATGGAGCCCCCGGCCAACAATCCCAACCTGAGCCGACTGAACGGCCTCTTCAACTGGACCATGAGCTACAGGCGTGACGCTGACATACACATCCCTTACGGAAAGACCTTGTTGGGGGCAAACGACCGAGGCTTCCGGGCAGACGCGAATCGTTCCTGCCTTGTCAGTTGGGTGGTCAGCAAATACCGCCCTCACCAAAGACGAGCCGCTGTTTACCAAAGTCTAAAGGAGTATATTCCCATACAGGTGTACGGAAAGTGGAACAGGAGGCCCCTGGCAAACAAGAGGCTGCTGCCCACCATAGctaagtgttttttttacttgtcttTCGAGAACTCTGAGGTGAGAGACTACATCAGTGAGAAGCTGTGGAGGAATGCTTTTCAAGCAGGATCGGTACCCGTGGTCCTCGGGCCAAACAGGGACGCCTACGAGGCTCTGGCTCCTCCTGGTTCCTTCATCCATGTGTCTGATTTCAACAGTACAGCAGACCTGGCTGCCTATCTGAAGCGTGTGGCTACAGACAGGAAAACCTATGAGAAGTACTTCCAGTGGAAGCAGACACACAGGATTAAGACCTTCAGTGACTGGAGGGAGCGGTTGTGTCAGATCTGTGTGAAGTACCCGCTTTTACCAGCCAGGAGAGTGTATGACAACCTGGAGAGCTGGGTCTACAGCTAA